The following proteins come from a genomic window of Pseudomonas sp. WJP1:
- a CDS encoding virulence factor family protein translates to MIQRSLRYVLGTLVVVALILGGGYWYLKRPAPEPTLELLTPTDGAAMTRVIPGTTPKAQVLVAVNEDQKLSDKQLLTLSRSGSAQIVQVILPKDCLLQSRALQSGLRELKGPATLVSGIGPGAVLAWRWLSEQKNDKAQAVSVDLALEKPGCTHLLPKSAAHGHWLVAWNDNPDDTSAGFVRDQPNAETSISDYDINLPQVLNNELRKLLVGGDKDAGGLQIPVVEVPAGQAKDTVTLFLSGDGGWRDLDRDVAGEMAKIGYPVVGIDTLRYYWQHKSPEQSALDLAELMQHYRQKWGTKRFILTGYSFGADVLPAIYNRLAESEQQRVDAIILLAFARTGSFEIEVEGWLGNAGKEAATGPEMAKLPAAKVVCIFGEEEIDESGCTDKSAVGEAIKLPGGHHFDENYPALAQRLVDVIQKRQAQETEAQE, encoded by the coding sequence ATGATTCAACGCTCCCTGCGCTATGTACTGGGCACCCTGGTAGTGGTGGCCCTGATTCTCGGTGGTGGCTACTGGTACCTCAAACGCCCGGCACCAGAACCGACCCTCGAACTGCTGACCCCCACCGATGGCGCGGCCATGACCCGCGTTATCCCCGGCACCACGCCCAAGGCCCAGGTACTGGTGGCGGTCAACGAAGACCAGAAACTCAGCGACAAGCAGTTGCTGACCCTGAGCCGTAGCGGTTCGGCGCAGATTGTCCAGGTGATCCTGCCCAAGGACTGCCTGCTGCAAAGCCGTGCCTTGCAATCGGGCCTGCGGGAACTGAAAGGCCCGGCCACCCTGGTCAGCGGCATCGGCCCGGGCGCGGTGCTGGCCTGGCGCTGGCTGTCCGAGCAGAAGAACGACAAGGCCCAGGCCGTGTCGGTGGACCTGGCCCTGGAAAAACCCGGCTGCACCCACCTGCTGCCGAAAAGCGCCGCCCACGGCCACTGGCTGGTGGCGTGGAACGACAACCCGGACGACACCAGCGCCGGCTTCGTGCGTGACCAACCGAACGCCGAAACCAGCATCAGCGACTACGACATCAACCTGCCGCAAGTGCTGAACAACGAACTGCGCAAACTGCTGGTCGGTGGTGACAAGGACGCGGGCGGCTTGCAAATACCCGTGGTCGAGGTGCCGGCCGGTCAGGCCAAGGATACCGTCACGCTGTTCCTTTCAGGTGACGGCGGCTGGCGCGACCTCGACCGCGACGTGGCGGGCGAGATGGCCAAGATCGGTTACCCGGTGGTCGGCATCGACACCCTGCGCTACTACTGGCAGCACAAGAGCCCCGAGCAAAGCGCCCTGGACCTCGCCGAGCTGATGCAGCACTACCGGCAGAAATGGGGCACCAAGCGCTTCATCCTGACCGGCTACTCGTTCGGTGCCGATGTGCTTCCGGCAATCTACAACCGCCTTGCAGAGTCCGAGCAGCAGCGCGTCGACGCCATTATCCTGCTGGCCTTCGCCCGCACCGGCAGCTTCGAAATCGAAGTCGAAGGCTGGCTTGGCAACGCTGGCAAAGAAGCCGCCACCGGCCCGGAAATGGCCAAGCTGCCTGCCGCCAAAGTGGTGTGCATCTTCGGCGAAGAAGAAATCGACGAAAGCGGCTGCACCGACAAGAGCGCGGTGGGTGAAGCCATCAAGTTGCCTGGCGGCCACCACTTCGACGAGAACTACCCGGCCCTGGCGCAGCGCCTGGTGGATGTGATCCAGAAGCGGCAAGCGCAGGAAACTGAAGCCCAGGAATAA
- the mprF gene encoding bifunctional lysylphosphatidylglycerol flippase/synthetase MprF, producing MRANSSDPQDTVTATQPIKAQRLRLLDLISKYRQPIGLAVTLLLFTIALIACRHLLSELDLDALHDSILEVPQPALLGALAATVTGFVILLGYEWSASRYAGVSLAPRTLALGGFTAFAIGNAIGLSMLSGGSVRYRLYARHGLGATEVARMTLFASLSLGCALPPLAALATLSDLPAASTALGLSPVLLGTIATAVLLLFAVLAIGIYRRRLPEQPYADNLLVQIGRRTLRLPGRRLTFLQLVITALDVAAAATVLYLLLPEAPPFGAFLLVYLLALAAGVLSHVPGGVGVFEAILLAAFSDKLGAAPLAAALLLYRLIYVVLPMLVACLFLLISEGQRLFQTRQTLRAASGLAAPILAVLVFLSGVVLLFSGATPEIDTRLEHIGFLIPHRLVDASHFGASLIGVLCLLLAQGLRRRLSAAWMLTTILLLVGALLSLLKGFDWEEATLMVLTASLLGVFRRSFYRPSRLTEVPFSPLYLVASLCVLGASMWLLLFAYQDVPYSHQLWWQFTLDADAPRGLRSLLGAAVLLVVVSLTWLLRTARPVIHLPTADELERASKILMASAQPDGGLALTGDKALLFHPNDEAFLMYARRGRSLVALYDPIGPGQQRAEMIWQFRDLCDIHHARPVFYQVRAENLPYYMDIGLTAIKLGEEARVDLKRFDLEAKGKEMKDLRYTWNRGTRDGLSLEIHEPGQAPMDELKVISDAWLTGKNVREKGFSLGRFSDDYLKHFRIAVIRFEGRPVAFANLLETYGHDLASLDLMRAHPDAPKLTMEFMMVGLIQHYKSHGYARFSLGMVPLSGLQPRRGAPLTQRLGSMVFRRGEQLYNFQGLRRFKDKFQPDWEPRYMAVPAGLDPLVALADTAALIAGGLTGLVKR from the coding sequence ATGCGCGCCAACTCGTCTGATCCACAAGACACCGTCACAGCGACACAACCGATCAAGGCGCAACGGCTGCGCTTGCTTGACCTGATCAGCAAGTACCGCCAACCCATCGGCCTGGCGGTCACCCTGTTGTTGTTCACCATTGCGCTGATTGCCTGCCGTCACTTGCTGAGCGAACTCGACCTGGACGCTTTGCACGACTCGATCCTCGAGGTTCCGCAACCGGCACTGCTGGGTGCGCTGGCTGCTACCGTCACAGGCTTCGTCATTTTGCTGGGTTACGAATGGTCGGCCAGCCGCTACGCCGGCGTCAGCCTGGCACCGAGAACCCTGGCACTGGGCGGCTTCACCGCCTTCGCGATCGGCAATGCCATTGGTCTTTCGATGCTGTCCGGTGGCTCGGTTCGCTACCGCCTGTATGCGCGCCATGGCCTGGGGGCCACTGAAGTCGCGCGCATGACGCTGTTCGCCAGCCTCTCGCTCGGTTGCGCCCTGCCACCGCTTGCCGCGCTGGCGACACTCAGCGACCTGCCCGCAGCCTCCACCGCCCTGGGGCTTTCGCCAGTCCTGCTGGGCACCATCGCGACGGCTGTTCTGTTGCTGTTCGCGGTACTGGCCATCGGCATCTACCGTCGGCGCCTGCCGGAACAACCGTACGCCGACAACCTGCTGGTACAGATCGGCCGCCGCACCTTGCGCCTGCCCGGGCGCCGCCTGACCTTCCTGCAACTGGTCATTACCGCCCTGGACGTGGCCGCTGCCGCCACCGTGCTCTATCTGTTGTTGCCGGAAGCGCCGCCGTTCGGCGCGTTTCTGCTGGTTTACCTGTTGGCCCTGGCCGCCGGCGTGCTCAGCCATGTACCGGGTGGGGTCGGCGTATTCGAAGCGATTTTGCTCGCAGCCTTCTCCGACAAGCTCGGCGCCGCACCATTGGCCGCCGCCCTGCTGCTCTACCGCTTGATCTATGTGGTACTGCCGATGCTGGTAGCCTGCCTGTTCCTGTTGATCAGCGAAGGCCAGCGCCTGTTTCAGACGCGCCAGACCCTGCGTGCCGCCTCAGGCCTGGCCGCGCCTATATTGGCGGTGCTGGTGTTCCTGTCCGGCGTTGTGTTGCTGTTCTCCGGCGCGACACCGGAAATCGACACGCGCCTTGAACATATCGGCTTCCTGATCCCGCACCGTCTGGTCGACGCCTCGCACTTTGGCGCCAGTCTGATCGGTGTGTTGTGCCTGTTGCTGGCCCAAGGCCTGCGTCGTCGACTGTCGGCCGCCTGGATGCTGACCACCATTCTGCTGCTGGTCGGCGCCCTGCTCTCCCTGCTCAAGGGTTTTGACTGGGAGGAAGCCACTCTGATGGTGCTGACGGCGAGCCTGCTGGGGGTTTTCCGGCGCTCGTTCTATCGCCCCAGCCGCCTGACCGAGGTGCCGTTCTCGCCCCTGTACCTGGTGGCCAGCCTGTGCGTACTTGGCGCCTCGATGTGGCTGCTGTTGTTCGCGTACCAGGACGTTCCGTACAGCCATCAACTCTGGTGGCAGTTCACCCTCGATGCCGATGCCCCCCGCGGCTTGCGCTCGCTGCTCGGCGCGGCGGTCCTGCTGGTGGTGGTGTCCCTGACCTGGTTGCTGCGCACCGCCCGCCCGGTCATCCACCTGCCGACAGCCGATGAGCTGGAGCGCGCGAGCAAGATTCTCATGGCATCCGCCCAACCGGATGGCGGCCTGGCCCTGACCGGCGACAAGGCGCTGCTGTTCCACCCCAACGACGAGGCGTTCCTGATGTACGCCCGCCGCGGTCGCAGCCTGGTGGCGTTGTATGACCCGATCGGTCCGGGCCAGCAACGGGCGGAAATGATCTGGCAGTTCCGCGACCTGTGCGACATCCATCACGCCCGCCCCGTGTTCTATCAAGTGCGCGCGGAGAACCTGCCGTACTACATGGACATCGGCCTGACCGCGATCAAGCTGGGCGAAGAAGCCAGGGTCGACCTCAAGCGCTTTGACCTCGAGGCCAAGGGCAAGGAGATGAAGGACCTGCGCTACACCTGGAACCGTGGCACTCGCGACGGCCTGTCTCTGGAAATCCATGAGCCGGGCCAGGCGCCAATGGATGAGCTCAAGGTGATTTCCGATGCCTGGCTGACCGGCAAGAACGTGCGCGAGAAAGGCTTCTCCCTCGGCCGCTTCAGCGACGATTACCTCAAGCACTTCCGCATTGCCGTGATCCGTTTCGAAGGACGCCCGGTGGCGTTCGCCAACCTGCTCGAGACCTACGGCCATGACCTGGCCAGCCTCGACCTGATGCGCGCGCACCCGGACGCCCCCAAGCTGACCATGGAGTTCATGATGGTCGGCCTGATCCAACATTATAAGAGTCACGGATACGCGCGTTTCAGCCTGGGCATGGTGCCGTTGTCGGGGTTGCAACCCCGTCGCGGTGCACCCTTGACCCAGCGCCTGGGCTCGATGGTATTCCGCCGTGGTGAGCAGCTCTACAACTTCCAAGGCTTGCGCCGCTTCAAAGACAAGTTCCAGCCTGACTGGGAACCCCGTTATATGGCCGTGCCCGCCGGACTCGATCCGCTGGTTGCCTTGGCCGACACTGCCGCCCTGATCGCGGGCGGCTTGACTGGATTGGTGAAACGCTGA
- the dinB gene encoding DNA polymerase IV translates to MTQRKIIHVDCDCFYAAIEMRDDPRLAGKPLAVGGSADRRGVIATCNYEARAYGVRSAMSSGHALKLCPDLTIVKPRMDAYREASREIHTIFRDYTEIIEPLSLDEAYLDVSDSAHFGGSATRIAQDIRRRVSNQLHITVSAGVAPNKFLAKIASDWKKPNGLFVITPDQVEAFVSGLPVSKLHGVGKVTADRLGKLGIVDCSQLREWNKLALVREFGSFGERLWSLARGIDDRLVHNDSRRQSISVENTYDVDLPDLRSCLDKLPELLETLASRMARIDSSYRPGKPFVKVKFHDFTQTTLEQAGAGRDLGSYQLLLTQAFNRGGKPVRLLGVGVRLEDLRGGFEQMELFER, encoded by the coding sequence ATGACCCAGCGAAAAATCATCCACGTCGATTGTGATTGCTTCTACGCCGCCATCGAGATGCGGGACGACCCGCGCCTGGCTGGAAAACCCCTGGCGGTCGGCGGGTCGGCGGACCGGCGTGGCGTGATTGCCACCTGCAATTATGAAGCCCGGGCCTATGGTGTGCGCTCGGCCATGTCCTCGGGGCATGCATTGAAGCTGTGCCCGGACCTGACGATCGTCAAGCCGCGCATGGATGCCTATAGAGAAGCATCCAGGGAAATTCACACGATCTTTCGCGACTACACCGAGATCATCGAGCCGCTTTCCCTGGATGAGGCGTACCTCGATGTATCGGACAGCGCGCATTTTGGCGGCAGTGCCACGCGAATTGCCCAGGACATTCGTCGGCGCGTCTCCAATCAATTGCATATCACCGTCTCCGCCGGGGTGGCACCTAACAAGTTCCTGGCCAAGATTGCCAGTGACTGGAAAAAGCCCAACGGATTGTTTGTCATCACCCCGGATCAGGTCGAGGCGTTTGTCAGTGGCTTGCCGGTGAGCAAGCTGCACGGGGTTGGTAAAGTCACCGCCGACAGGCTGGGCAAGCTCGGCATCGTCGACTGCTCGCAGCTGCGCGAGTGGAACAAGTTGGCGCTGGTGCGTGAATTCGGCAGTTTTGGCGAGCGACTCTGGAGTCTGGCCCGTGGGATCGATGACCGTCTGGTGCATAACGACAGCCGCCGCCAGTCCATCAGCGTCGAAAACACCTACGACGTCGACTTGCCAGACCTGCGCAGTTGCCTGGACAAGTTGCCGGAACTGCTGGAAACCCTCGCCTCGCGCATGGCGAGAATCGACAGCAGCTATCGGCCGGGCAAACCCTTCGTCAAAGTGAAGTTCCATGATTTCACCCAGACCACGCTGGAGCAGGCGGGGGCGGGGCGGGACCTGGGCAGTTATCAGTTGTTGCTGACGCAGGCGTTCAACCGTGGCGGTAAACCGGTGCGGTTGTTGGGCGTGGGGGTGAGGCTGGAGGATTTGCGGGGCGGGTTTGAGCAGATGGAGTTGTTTGAGCGTTAA
- a CDS encoding proline--tRNA ligase, with amino-acid sequence MRTSQFLLATQKETPSDAVVISHQLMLRAGMIRKLASGLYTWLPMGLRVMRKVEAVVREEMNAAGSLEVLMPSTQPAELWQESGRWEEYGPELLRFKDRHGRDFCAGPTHEEVITDLMRNELSSYKQLPINLYQIQTKFRDEIRPRFGLMRGREFIMKDAYSFHADQPSLQVTYDRMHQAYCNVFTRLGLKFRPVEADNGSIGGAGSHEFHVLAESGEDDIVFSNGSDYAANIEKAEAVPRETSRPAPSEELRLVDTPDTKTIAALVEKFNLPIEKTIKTLIVHAEEEGKLIALIIRGDHELNEIKAANQPGVASPLVMANDAELRDAIGAGAGSLGPLNLPLPIIIDRSVELMSDFGIGANIDDKHYFGVNWERDLPVPTVADLRNVVSGDPSPDGKGTLEIKRGIEVGHIFQLGNKYSKAMKCEVLGENGKPVTLEMGCYGIGVSRVVAAAIEQNNDDKGIIWSDTLAPFQVALVPLRYETDLVREATDKLYAELTAAGFEVLLDDRDKKTSPGIKFADMELIGIPHRIVVSDRGLAEGNLEYKSRTEAEPQALPVADVLPFLQARIRR; translated from the coding sequence ATGCGCACCAGTCAATTTTTGCTCGCCACACAAAAAGAAACGCCTTCCGACGCGGTCGTGATCAGCCATCAGCTGATGCTGCGCGCCGGCATGATCCGCAAACTCGCCTCGGGCCTGTACACCTGGCTGCCGATGGGCTTGCGAGTGATGCGCAAGGTCGAAGCCGTCGTTCGCGAAGAAATGAACGCCGCCGGCTCGCTCGAAGTGTTGATGCCGAGCACTCAACCGGCTGAGCTGTGGCAGGAATCCGGGCGCTGGGAAGAGTACGGTCCTGAATTGCTGCGCTTCAAGGATCGCCACGGTCGCGACTTCTGCGCAGGTCCCACCCACGAAGAAGTCATCACCGACCTGATGCGCAACGAGCTAAGCAGCTACAAGCAGCTGCCGATCAACCTGTATCAGATCCAGACCAAATTCCGTGACGAGATCCGTCCACGCTTCGGCTTGATGCGCGGCCGCGAATTCATCATGAAGGACGCCTACTCGTTCCACGCTGACCAGCCATCGCTGCAGGTCACGTACGATCGTATGCACCAGGCGTACTGCAACGTTTTCACCCGCCTGGGCCTGAAGTTCCGCCCGGTTGAAGCCGACAACGGCTCCATCGGCGGCGCCGGCTCCCACGAGTTCCACGTACTGGCCGAGTCCGGCGAAGACGATATCGTCTTCAGCAACGGTTCCGACTACGCGGCGAACATCGAGAAAGCCGAAGCCGTGCCGCGTGAAACCTCGCGTCCAGCGCCAAGCGAAGAGCTGCGCCTGGTCGACACGCCAGACACTAAAACCATCGCTGCGCTGGTGGAAAAATTCAATCTGCCGATTGAAAAAACCATCAAGACCCTGATCGTGCACGCCGAAGAAGAAGGCAAGCTGATCGCCCTGATCATCCGTGGCGACCACGAGCTGAACGAAATCAAGGCCGCCAACCAGCCTGGCGTTGCCAGCCCGCTGGTCATGGCCAACGATGCCGAACTGCGCGACGCCATTGGCGCCGGCGCCGGCTCCCTGGGCCCGCTGAACCTGCCACTGCCAATCATCATCGACCGTTCCGTGGAGCTGATGAGCGACTTCGGCATCGGTGCCAACATCGACGACAAGCACTACTTCGGCGTGAACTGGGAACGCGACCTGCCGGTTCCGACCGTTGCCGACCTGCGTAACGTGGTCAGCGGCGACCCAAGCCCGGACGGCAAGGGCACCCTGGAAATCAAGCGCGGCATCGAAGTCGGGCACATCTTCCAGCTGGGCAACAAGTACAGCAAGGCGATGAAGTGCGAAGTACTGGGCGAGAACGGCAAGCCGGTCACCCTGGAAATGGGCTGCTACGGCATTGGCGTCTCCCGCGTGGTCGCGGCTGCCATCGAGCAGAACAACGACGACAAAGGCATCATCTGGAGTGACACCCTGGCGCCGTTCCAGGTTGCCCTGGTGCCACTGCGCTACGAAACCGACCTGGTTCGCGAAGCCACCGACAAGCTGTACGCAGAACTGACTGCCGCCGGCTTCGAAGTGCTGCTGGACGACCGCGACAAGAAAACCAGCCCGGGCATCAAGTTCGCGGACATGGAGCTGATCGGCATTCCTCACCGGATCGTGGTCAGCGACCGCGGCCTTGCCGAAGGCAACCTGGAATACAAGAGCCGTACCGAGGCCGAGCCGCAAGCGCTGCCGGTTGCCGACGTGCTGCCTTTCCTTCAGGCCCGTATCCGCCGCTGA
- a CDS encoding AmpG family muropeptide MFS transporter: MPRKTWRAALAAYASPSTLVLLLLGFAAGLPYMLVFSTLSVWLREAGVARETIGYASLIGLAYAFKWVWSPLLDQWRLPLLGKLGRRRSWLVLSQALVILGLVGMGFCDPQKHLSWLIAIAVVVAFASATQDIAVDAYRLEIADDSRQAALAASYMSGYRIAALLATAGALFFAEGFGSTGFNYKHSAWAGTYLLFGALMVPALLTSLFMREPSVPLRTQLQAGRYSFVHQLASVFVLIVLLVSVPAMFTQLYNTDFASVLFEGESLLDLLLEDRAFLRAILYTTLTALCLSAMGRRGLAPVLTPINDFILRYRWQALLLLGLIATYRMSDTVMGVMANVFYIDQGFTKDQIASVSKIFGLIMTLVGAGMGGLLIVRFGILPILFIGGAASAGTNILFLLLADMGANLNMLILTISLDNFSSGLATSAFVAYLSSLTNLKFSATQYALLSSIMLLLPRLIGGYSGVMVEKFGYHNFFLITALLGVPTLLLIALHWFQENRRAGPTPKPEPAPTQVVEES; the protein is encoded by the coding sequence ATGCCCCGTAAAACCTGGCGCGCCGCGCTTGCTGCCTATGCCAGCCCTTCGACGCTTGTACTGTTATTGCTGGGTTTCGCCGCCGGCTTGCCCTACATGCTGGTGTTTTCAACGCTTTCGGTCTGGTTGCGCGAAGCCGGTGTGGCGCGCGAAACCATCGGCTATGCAAGCCTGATCGGCCTGGCCTATGCCTTCAAATGGGTCTGGTCCCCCCTGCTCGACCAATGGCGCCTGCCGTTGCTGGGCAAACTCGGCCGGCGACGATCCTGGCTGGTGTTGTCGCAAGCGCTGGTCATTCTGGGCCTGGTCGGGATGGGCTTTTGTGACCCGCAAAAACATTTGTCCTGGCTGATCGCCATCGCGGTGGTCGTGGCCTTCGCCTCGGCGACGCAAGACATTGCAGTGGACGCCTACCGCCTCGAGATCGCGGATGACAGTCGCCAGGCGGCGCTCGCCGCCAGCTACATGTCTGGCTACCGCATCGCGGCACTGCTGGCCACGGCCGGCGCGCTGTTCTTCGCCGAAGGCTTCGGCTCCACCGGCTTCAACTACAAGCATTCGGCATGGGCCGGCACTTACCTGCTGTTTGGTGCCCTGATGGTCCCGGCGCTGCTCACCTCGCTGTTCATGCGCGAGCCTTCGGTGCCCCTGCGCACGCAACTGCAGGCCGGGCGCTACAGCTTCGTGCATCAACTGGCCTCGGTGTTCGTCCTGATCGTGCTGCTGGTGTCCGTGCCGGCCATGTTTACCCAGCTCTACAACACCGACTTCGCCAGCGTACTGTTCGAAGGCGAGAGCCTGCTCGACCTGCTGCTCGAAGACCGCGCGTTCCTGCGCGCGATCCTCTACACCACCCTCACCGCCCTGTGCCTGTCGGCCATGGGTCGTCGGGGCCTGGCACCGGTACTGACGCCGATCAACGACTTCATTCTGCGTTATCGCTGGCAAGCGCTGCTGCTGCTGGGGCTGATCGCCACCTACCGGATGTCCGATACGGTGATGGGCGTGATGGCCAACGTTTTCTACATCGACCAGGGTTTCACCAAGGACCAGATCGCCAGCGTCAGCAAGATCTTCGGCCTGATCATGACCCTGGTGGGTGCCGGCATGGGCGGCCTGCTGATCGTGCGCTTTGGCATCCTGCCGATCCTGTTCATTGGCGGCGCAGCGTCGGCGGGCACCAATATATTGTTCCTGTTGCTGGCCGACATGGGCGCCAACCTCAACATGCTGATCCTGACCATTTCCCTGGACAACTTCAGTTCAGGCCTGGCGACTTCGGCATTCGTCGCCTACCTGTCGAGCCTGACCAACCTCAAGTTCTCCGCCACCCAATACGCCTTGCTCAGCTCGATCATGCTCTTGCTGCCGCGCCTGATCGGCGGTTATTCGGGCGTCATGGTAGAGAAGTTCGGTTATCACAATTTCTTCCTGATCACCGCCCTGCTGGGTGTTCCGACGCTACTGCTGATCGCCTTGCACTGGTTCCAGGAGAACCGTCGCGCAGGTCCGACACCGAAACCTGAGCCGGCTCCTACCCAGGTTGTGGAAGAATCGTAG
- a CDS encoding MGMT family protein, with amino-acid sequence MIEPSEKPESAAQIRRTALYLTLAQVPEGKVVSYGQLAELAGLGRAARWVGRTLSQLPGDSKLPWHRVLGAGGRLSLPAGSPSGDEQRARLRMEGISVLNNRVDIQRHGWRPVEHSG; translated from the coding sequence GTGATCGAGCCGAGCGAAAAACCCGAAAGTGCCGCGCAAATCCGACGCACGGCGCTCTACCTGACACTTGCGCAAGTACCCGAAGGCAAGGTCGTGAGTTATGGTCAACTCGCTGAACTTGCGGGCCTCGGACGCGCCGCTCGCTGGGTCGGGAGGACGTTGAGTCAACTGCCCGGGGACAGCAAATTGCCCTGGCACCGCGTGCTCGGTGCCGGCGGGCGCCTGAGCCTGCCCGCAGGCAGTCCCTCCGGGGACGAACAGCGCGCGCGACTACGCATGGAAGGCATCAGTGTCCTGAACAATCGTGTTGATATTCAGCGCCATGGGTGGCGCCCGGTAGAGCACAGCGGTTAG
- a CDS encoding DUF481 domain-containing protein: MLSRTLLCLAVISASTPLLADTVWLKNGDKLSGKIILFDGGKLLVQTEYAGAVPIDWKQVKTLESDQQLLVKQDAYTGEKAKSLHAADDGKVTLENGDGPKTVELASVQQILKPKPVVEDLVWKGNIDAALDYQRADKDTDDYDIDFKTTARHGRWRHTAEGEYNREFQDDVVTTDNWRGEYSLDRFLTEKWFWQGRLVYKRDKVEDLSRQRTVGTGPGYQFWDDELGAFSLGSLVNRTDYQFADGSKENFYSVAMKWDYNRYLIGKKVEFFTNGEVGKPLSGVAEYALDAEMGLRYKVTDWASLNLKAERDIIDGTDDADLDKTRYTAGFGVTW, translated from the coding sequence ATGTTGTCCAGAACCTTGCTGTGCCTCGCTGTCATCAGTGCCTCCACTCCCTTGCTCGCCGACACCGTCTGGTTGAAGAACGGTGACAAGCTGAGCGGCAAGATCATCCTGTTCGACGGTGGCAAGCTGCTGGTCCAGACGGAGTACGCCGGTGCGGTGCCGATCGACTGGAAGCAGGTCAAGACCCTGGAAAGTGATCAGCAACTGTTGGTCAAGCAGGATGCCTACACCGGTGAGAAGGCCAAGTCGCTGCACGCGGCGGATGATGGCAAGGTGACTTTGGAAAACGGTGACGGGCCCAAGACGGTAGAGCTGGCGAGCGTGCAGCAAATCCTCAAGCCCAAGCCTGTGGTCGAGGATCTGGTGTGGAAAGGCAATATCGATGCGGCGCTGGATTATCAGCGGGCTGACAAGGATACCGACGATTACGACATCGACTTCAAGACCACGGCGCGCCATGGTCGGTGGCGGCATACCGCAGAAGGCGAGTACAACCGCGAATTCCAGGATGACGTGGTCACTACCGACAATTGGCGGGGAGAGTACTCCCTCGACCGTTTCCTGACGGAAAAATGGTTCTGGCAAGGTCGCCTGGTGTACAAGCGTGACAAGGTCGAGGATCTGTCCCGCCAGCGTACCGTCGGTACCGGTCCTGGTTATCAGTTCTGGGATGACGAACTGGGTGCGTTCTCGCTCGGTTCGCTGGTCAACCGCACGGACTATCAATTCGCTGACGGCAGTAAGGAAAATTTCTATTCGGTGGCCATGAAGTGGGATTACAACCGCTACCTCATTGGCAAGAAAGTCGAGTTCTTCACCAATGGCGAGGTGGGCAAACCACTGTCCGGCGTGGCCGAATATGCACTGGATGCCGAGATGGGCCTGCGTTACAAGGTCACGGACTGGGCGTCGCTGAACCTCAAGGCCGAGCGAGACATTATCGACGGGACCGACGATGCTGACCTGGATAAGACCCGATACACGGCCGGATTTGGCGTGACCTGGTAA
- a CDS encoding cold-shock protein: MSNRQTGTVKWFNDEKGFGFITPQSGDDLFVHFKAIQSDGFKSLKEGQQVSFIATRGQKGMQAEEVQVI; this comes from the coding sequence ATGTCTAATCGCCAAACCGGTACCGTTAAGTGGTTCAACGATGAAAAAGGCTTCGGCTTCATCACTCCACAATCCGGTGACGACCTGTTCGTTCACTTCAAAGCTATCCAATCCGACGGCTTCAAAAGCCTGAAAGAAGGCCAACAGGTTTCTTTCATCGCTACCCGCGGTCAGAAAGGCATGCAAGCTGAAGAAGTTCAAGTTATCTAA
- the dcd gene encoding dCTP deaminase: MSIKSDKWIRRMAQEHGMIEPFVERQVRGSDESRVISYGVSSYGYDVRCTNHFKVFTNINSAIVDPKNFDAGSFVDIHSDVCIIPPNSFALASTVEYFRIPRNVLTICLGKSTYARCGIIVNVTPLEPEWEGHVTLEFSNTTNLPAKIYANEGVAQMLFLESDEECEVSYKDRGGKYQGQRGVTLPRT, from the coding sequence ATGAGCATCAAATCGGACAAGTGGATTCGCCGCATGGCGCAGGAACACGGCATGATCGAGCCTTTCGTCGAGCGCCAGGTGCGCGGCAGCGACGAGAGCCGTGTGATCTCCTACGGCGTGTCCAGCTACGGCTACGATGTGCGTTGCACCAATCACTTCAAGGTATTCACCAACATCAATTCGGCCATCGTCGACCCGAAAAACTTCGATGCCGGCAGTTTCGTCGACATCCATAGCGACGTCTGCATCATTCCGCCGAATTCCTTCGCCCTGGCCAGCACCGTCGAATACTTCCGCATCCCGCGTAACGTGTTGACCATTTGCCTGGGCAAAAGCACCTACGCGCGCTGCGGCATTATCGTCAACGTCACGCCGCTCGAGCCTGAGTGGGAAGGTCACGTGACCCTGGAGTTCTCCAACACCACCAACCTGCCGGCGAAAATCTACGCCAACGAAGGCGTGGCGCAGATGCTGTTCCTCGAATCCGACGAAGAGTGCGAAGTCTCCTACAAGGACCGTGGCGGCAAGTACCAGGGCCAGCGTGGCGTCACCCTGCCACGCACCTGA